CTGATTTTTTGACCTTTCTGAGTATCAACTTTTTTCCCGTACACATCAGAAATGATTGGTGTACAGATCGGTATGAACAGCCGTTTTGCCGATTTGTTGTTAGCTTTCAGCCGCTTTCATGCTCGATTTTACCTAAAAAACGGGATTGTGAACACTGTTCAGGCTTTGTTCCTTTGTCATGTACCAATAATGAGATCAAATTGACGAGGACAAAAAACGAGATGGATGCTCGTGCCAGAATCTTGCGAGCTGCACGAGAGGAATTTATGGTCAATGGTTTCCGAGATGCTTCTCTCCGAACCATCGCTCGCGAATCGGGAGTAGCCGTGAGCAATATATACAACTACTTCGAGCACAAGGACAGCCTCTTCAGGGCTGTGCTTCAACCTCTCTTGGATGAATTCGGGCGGATAATGGAAGGTCACAACAGTGAGCACAATATGGACGTCTATATGCTCATGCCTGAAAAGTTCCGCGAAGAGACGACAAAGGAGTTCATGCAGTTTGCCCGGCAGTTTCGGGCTGAGCTGAAGCTCCTGCTCTTGCAGTCCGGGGGCTCGTCGTTGGAGCACTTCAAGGATCAGGTCATCAGCAGACAAATACGATCCGGCGAAAACTATCTGCAGCTCTTCAAAGAAAAATACCCACATGCCAACACCGAGGTAAGCCCCTTCTTTATCCGATTGGGGGCCGCGTGGTGGGTCAATGTTTTCATCGAGATAATAACAAATGAGATTCATACCGAGGAGGAGATAAATCAAGGTCTGTCCGAATATATCGCTTTCGGTACGGCCGGCTGGCGAGCACTGATGCAGATATGACTATAATACGGAATACAGAAAACACAAACGAGACAAAGCAATGAAAATAGAACGCATTAACAGGTGGTTTCGCCATCGTGGCGAATGGATTATCCGCAAGCGTTGGATTGTATTGGGAGGTTTTTTCTTTTTTCTCCTTCTTGGATTCAATGGATTGCGTTTCCTTAGTATCAAAACCTCTTGGGAGGACTATTTTCTCGAGGACGATCCTATGATCATCAAGACGGAGGAGTTCAAAT
This genomic stretch from Porphyromonas gingivalis ATCC 33277 harbors:
- a CDS encoding TetR/AcrR family transcriptional regulator yields the protein MDARARILRAAREEFMVNGFRDASLRTIARESGVAVSNIYNYFEHKDSLFRAVLQPLLDEFGRIMEGHNSEHNMDVYMLMPEKFREETTKEFMQFARQFRAELKLLLLQSGGSSLEHFKDQVISRQIRSGENYLQLFKEKYPHANTEVSPFFIRLGAAWWVNVFIEIITNEIHTEEEINQGLSEYIAFGTAGWRALMQI